From Armatimonadota bacterium, one genomic window encodes:
- a CDS encoding antibiotic biosynthesis monooxygenase family protein, translating to MIRSIIRLQVAAGREREFEETFRARGVLALAREVAGLRSGELLRPLRPGDPYVVIATWDSPAAYDAWVRSAARGQVNSAVPISEPVDPADLYEIVESYPPPPP from the coding sequence ATGATCCGTTCGATCATCAGACTGCAGGTGGCGGCGGGCCGGGAGCGCGAGTTCGAGGAGACCTTCCGGGCGCGCGGCGTGCTGGCGCTGGCCAGGGAGGTGGCGGGGCTGCGCAGCGGTGAGCTCCTGCGTCCTCTGAGGCCGGGTGATCCCTACGTCGTCATCGCCACCTGGGACAGCCCAGCGGCCTACGATGCCTGGGTCAGGAGCGCCGCACGGGGTCAGGTGAACAGCGCGGTCCCCATTTCTGAACCTGTCGACCCCGCGGACCTGTACGAGATCGTCGAGTCCTACCCCCCTCCGCCGCCCTGA
- a CDS encoding TIGR00725 family protein, whose translation MRRVIGVIGESVFSDPAHEALAEEVGRRIAEAGCILLCGGLGGVMEAAARGARGARGLTVGVLPGPQRDEANPYIDVAIATGMGQMRNVVIVLTADVLIAIGGGYGTLSEIGHALRCGKPVVGLRTWEAQRGGERAPLTVVETAEEAVRAALRLAAP comes from the coding sequence GTGCGCCGCGTCATCGGCGTCATTGGTGAAAGCGTCTTTTCCGATCCGGCGCACGAGGCGCTGGCCGAGGAGGTCGGTCGGCGGATCGCCGAGGCCGGCTGCATCCTCCTCTGCGGAGGCCTGGGCGGGGTGATGGAGGCCGCGGCCCGCGGCGCGCGGGGCGCCCGCGGCCTGACGGTCGGCGTGCTGCCCGGCCCGCAGCGCGACGAAGCCAATCCCTACATCGACGTCGCCATCGCCACCGGGATGGGGCAGATGCGCAACGTCGTCATCGTCCTGACGGCCGATGTCCTGATCGCCATCGGGGGCGGATACGGCACCCTGTCCGAGATCGGCCATGCCCTGCGCTGCGGGAAGCCCGTCGTGGGACTGCGCACCTGGGAGGCGCAGCGCGGAGGCGAGCGGGCCCCGCTGACCGTGGTGGAGACGGCGGAGGAGGCCGTCCGCGCCGCGCTGCGTCTGGCCGCCCCATGA
- a CDS encoding DEAD/DEAH box helicase: MDVRAFLDDLQRQSGYAGQMVHTQFIPPRPARYAVLTPPPAEPLRRALQRRGIRRFYRHQVEAIGAVRSGEHTVVVTGTASGKTLCYTVPVLETLLADPQARALYVFPTKALAQDQADALAELELGVPFATYDGDTPIRRRRELRETAQIILTNPDMLHVGILPQHFRWAAFFRRLRYVVIDDAHVYRGVFGSHVANIIRRLRRICRMHGAAPVFVCTSATIGNPEEFASTLLGLPVRVIADDGSPSGPRWFVLWNPPIIDRARARRRSAYVEGSALFAELVRREVRTIAFTQARKITELVYRYARAALEERAPELADRISPYRAGYLPRERRAIERRLFDGELLGVISTSALELGIDVGGLDAAVLVGYPGTIASTWQRAGRAGRGTDEALVVLIALEDALDQYLMRAPEYLFERTVEQAAIDPENPYILAGHLRCAAAELPVGSRDTELFGPRMLELARLLEGHGDLRNRHDRWYWAGARYPAGDVEVRSAGGEAFRVVEAPGGRLIGTVDGARALEQLHPGAVYLHQGEPYLVGRLDLASRTATVVPAEGDYYTQPRSDTDLEILAVRRQRPWGPTVACFGDVEVRTQVTGFVRKRLFSEEVLGEEPLDLPEERLQTTALWFGIPAGIEEELRRRQLDLAGGIHAVEHAAIGVLPLFAMCDRWDLGGVSYPVYPEMDAPAIFIYEGHPGGVGITEKGYALLDEVMAAALRTIEGCPCEAGCPSCIQSPKCGNLNEPLDKAAAVLILQRLLRPAADRLPPPPAQDAPLPPQAPASILPGGRRAPRHRRHW; this comes from the coding sequence ATGGATGTCCGCGCCTTCCTCGACGACCTCCAGCGCCAGTCCGGGTACGCCGGACAGATGGTGCATACGCAGTTCATTCCGCCCCGCCCGGCGCGCTACGCCGTGCTCACGCCGCCGCCCGCCGAACCGCTGCGGCGGGCTCTCCAGCGCCGCGGCATCCGCCGGTTCTACCGGCACCAGGTCGAGGCGATCGGGGCCGTGCGCAGCGGTGAGCACACTGTCGTCGTCACGGGTACGGCCAGCGGGAAGACGCTGTGCTACACGGTCCCGGTGCTGGAGACGCTGCTCGCCGACCCCCAGGCCCGCGCGCTGTACGTCTTCCCCACCAAGGCTCTGGCCCAGGATCAGGCCGATGCCCTTGCGGAACTGGAGCTGGGCGTGCCCTTCGCCACCTACGACGGCGACACCCCGATCCGCCGCCGGAGGGAGCTCCGGGAGACGGCACAGATCATCCTCACCAACCCCGACATGCTGCACGTGGGCATCCTCCCCCAGCACTTCCGCTGGGCGGCCTTCTTCCGCCGCCTGCGCTATGTGGTCATCGACGACGCCCACGTCTACCGCGGCGTTTTCGGCAGCCACGTCGCCAACATCATCCGTCGGTTGCGGCGGATCTGCCGGATGCACGGCGCCGCGCCGGTCTTCGTCTGTACGTCAGCGACCATCGGCAACCCGGAGGAGTTTGCCTCGACGCTGCTGGGTTTGCCCGTCCGGGTGATCGCCGACGACGGCTCGCCGTCGGGGCCGCGCTGGTTCGTCCTGTGGAATCCGCCGATCATCGACCGGGCCCGGGCGCGCCGCCGCAGCGCCTACGTGGAAGGCAGCGCCCTGTTCGCCGAACTGGTGCGCCGGGAAGTGCGGACCATCGCCTTTACCCAGGCCCGGAAGATCACCGAGCTCGTGTACCGCTACGCCCGCGCCGCCCTGGAGGAGCGGGCGCCGGAGCTGGCCGACCGCATCAGTCCCTACCGCGCCGGCTACCTCCCCCGGGAACGCCGGGCCATCGAGCGACGGCTGTTCGACGGCGAGTTGCTGGGCGTGATCTCGACCAGCGCGCTGGAGCTGGGCATCGACGTCGGCGGGCTGGACGCCGCCGTGCTCGTCGGTTATCCCGGCACCATCGCCAGCACCTGGCAGCGGGCCGGCCGCGCCGGCCGGGGGACGGATGAGGCCCTGGTCGTCCTCATCGCGCTGGAAGACGCCCTCGACCAGTACCTGATGCGCGCGCCGGAGTATCTGTTCGAGCGGACGGTGGAGCAGGCCGCGATCGATCCGGAGAACCCGTACATCCTGGCCGGCCACCTGCGCTGTGCGGCCGCCGAACTTCCGGTGGGAAGTCGGGATACGGAGCTTTTTGGGCCGCGCATGCTGGAGCTGGCCCGCCTCCTGGAAGGACACGGCGACCTGCGGAACCGGCATGACCGCTGGTACTGGGCCGGGGCGCGCTATCCCGCCGGCGACGTGGAGGTCCGCAGCGCGGGCGGCGAGGCGTTCCGCGTGGTCGAGGCGCCGGGCGGGCGCCTCATCGGCACGGTGGACGGCGCGCGCGCCCTGGAGCAGCTGCACCCGGGTGCGGTCTACCTCCACCAGGGAGAACCCTACCTGGTCGGACGGCTGGATCTGGCGTCGCGCACGGCGACCGTGGTGCCGGCCGAGGGGGACTACTACACGCAGCCGCGGTCCGACACCGACCTGGAGATCCTCGCCGTCCGGCGCCAGCGCCCGTGGGGGCCGACGGTCGCCTGCTTCGGCGACGTCGAGGTCCGCACGCAGGTCACCGGGTTTGTCCGCAAGCGGCTCTTCTCGGAGGAGGTCCTGGGCGAGGAACCGCTCGACCTGCCCGAGGAACGGCTGCAAACCACGGCGTTGTGGTTCGGCATTCCGGCCGGGATCGAAGAGGAGCTCCGCCGCCGCCAGCTGGATCTGGCCGGCGGCATCCATGCCGTGGAGCACGCAGCGATCGGCGTACTGCCGCTGTTTGCGATGTGTGACCGCTGGGACCTGGGCGGCGTCTCCTACCCGGTTTATCCGGAGATGGACGCCCCGGCGATCTTCATCTACGAAGGACATCCCGGCGGGGTGGGGATTACGGAGAAGGGCTACGCGCTCCTGGACGAGGTGATGGCGGCGGCCCTGCGGACCATTGAAGGCTGTCCCTGCGAAGCGGGGTGTCCGTCGTGTATCCAGTCGCCGAAGTGCGGCAACCTGAACGAGCCGTTGGACAAGGCGGCCGCCGTGCTCATCCTGCAGCGCCTGCTCCGTCCGGCCGCAGACCGTCTGCCTCCTCCGCCGGCGCAGGACGCCCCGCTGCCGCCCCAGGCCCCGGCTTCGATCCTTCCCGGAGGACGACGTGCGCCGCGTCATCGGCGTCATTGGTGA
- a CDS encoding dihydrodipicolinate synthase family protein: MAGRLPRPRDYARVFQAASESEAALVERILLDAGIPVLVRSRQVPMYAEVIRGASGIWGDVLVPLAYEEPARRYVAEYLRQMKEAGRVSRFGGIIPPLVTLFDQQGRIDEDANRAHLDFVIAGGVHGVFALGSTGEAMHLTAEERRAFTALVVRHTDGRVPVLVGCLSTATEEAVALARYAEEIGADGVIVIPPYYWTPNDQAIEMHIGAVAEAVTLPVLIYNFPAVVGRSIPAPLVARLATAHDNVLGIKETIDSISHIHEVIARIKPRKPEFSVLCGYEFHLLNTLLSGGDGAIPAVANVAPAPPVAIYEHWRAGRLAEAAAVMRQRLELATLYQLDAPFFVVIKEAMAMLGRIAHPTVRAPAPPLSEEHRLRLRELLTAAGLL, translated from the coding sequence ATGGCCGGTCGGTTGCCGCGGCCGCGGGACTACGCGCGGGTGTTCCAGGCGGCCAGCGAGTCCGAAGCGGCCCTGGTCGAGCGCATCCTCCTTGACGCCGGCATTCCGGTCCTGGTCCGCAGCCGCCAGGTGCCGATGTACGCCGAGGTGATTCGAGGGGCCAGCGGGATCTGGGGAGACGTCTTGGTCCCCCTGGCGTACGAGGAACCGGCCAGGCGCTACGTCGCGGAGTATCTCCGCCAGATGAAGGAGGCAGGACGGGTGAGTCGATTCGGAGGGATCATTCCGCCGCTGGTCACGCTGTTTGATCAGCAGGGGCGCATCGACGAGGACGCCAACCGGGCCCATCTCGACTTCGTCATCGCGGGCGGCGTGCACGGCGTCTTCGCCCTGGGCAGCACGGGGGAGGCCATGCACCTCACGGCGGAGGAACGCCGGGCGTTCACCGCCCTGGTCGTCCGCCACACGGACGGCCGGGTTCCCGTGCTGGTCGGGTGCCTGTCCACCGCGACCGAGGAGGCCGTGGCCCTGGCCCGGTATGCCGAGGAGATCGGCGCCGACGGCGTGATCGTCATCCCGCCCTACTACTGGACGCCCAACGACCAGGCGATCGAGATGCACATCGGGGCGGTGGCAGAAGCGGTGACCCTCCCGGTCCTGATCTACAACTTTCCCGCAGTTGTGGGCCGCAGTATCCCGGCGCCGCTGGTGGCCCGTCTGGCGACGGCCCACGACAACGTCCTCGGCATCAAAGAGACGATCGACAGTATCAGCCACATCCACGAGGTGATCGCGCGGATCAAGCCGCGCAAACCCGAGTTCAGCGTGCTCTGCGGGTACGAGTTCCACCTGTTGAACACGCTGCTGAGCGGCGGTGACGGCGCGATCCCCGCGGTGGCCAACGTCGCTCCCGCCCCGCCCGTGGCGATCTACGAGCACTGGCGGGCCGGCCGCCTGGCCGAGGCGGCCGCGGTGATGCGCCAGCGCCTGGAGCTGGCGACGCTGTATCAGCTGGACGCGCCCTTCTTCGTGGTCATCAAGGAGGCGATGGCGATGCTCGGCCGGATCGCCCACCCCACCGTCCGGGCTCCCGCGCCGCCGCTGAGCGAGGAGCACCGCCTCCGGTTGCGGGAGCTGCTGACCGCCGCCGGGTTGTTGTGA
- the rsmI gene encoding 16S rRNA (cytidine(1402)-2'-O)-methyltransferase yields the protein MSAGTLYLVATPIGNLEDLTFRARRVLAEVDLIACEDTRRTRRLLTHYGITTPTVSFHEHNEEARSAELVRRLRRGEHVALVSDAGTPALSDPGYRLIRAAASAGLTIVPVPGASAVLAALTVSALPTDRFTFLGFLPRRSGERRRALAAVRTLPWTLVLYEAPHRLTAALEDIALVLGNRRVALARELTKKFEEVFRGTVAEALDHLRAHPPQGEFTIVVAGATEAVTEGEDDPAARMRALLEAGVPPTRAVQEVRRACGLGRRQAYELMLRMRGKG from the coding sequence ATGAGCGCCGGAACGCTGTATCTCGTCGCCACGCCCATCGGAAATCTGGAAGATCTGACCTTTCGCGCCCGGCGCGTCCTGGCCGAGGTCGATCTCATCGCCTGCGAGGACACCCGCCGCACCCGCCGGCTCCTGACACACTACGGGATTACGACCCCTACGGTGAGCTTTCACGAGCACAACGAGGAGGCGCGCAGCGCCGAACTGGTCCGGCGCCTGCGCCGGGGGGAGCATGTGGCTCTGGTCTCCGATGCCGGCACGCCGGCCCTGTCCGATCCGGGCTACCGGTTGATCCGCGCCGCGGCTTCCGCAGGACTCACCATCGTCCCGGTCCCGGGGGCGAGCGCCGTGCTGGCGGCGCTGACGGTCTCGGCCCTGCCCACCGACCGCTTCACCTTTCTGGGGTTCCTGCCCCGCCGGTCCGGCGAGCGGCGTCGGGCTCTGGCGGCGGTGCGCACCCTGCCCTGGACGCTGGTGCTCTACGAGGCCCCGCACCGGCTGACGGCGGCGCTGGAGGACATCGCTCTGGTCCTCGGGAACCGGCGCGTGGCGCTGGCCCGTGAACTCACCAAGAAATTCGAGGAAGTGTTCCGGGGCACGGTGGCAGAGGCGCTGGACCACCTGCGCGCTCACCCCCCGCAGGGAGAGTTCACGATCGTCGTGGCAGGAGCAACGGAGGCGGTGACGGAAGGGGAGGACGATCCGGCGGCGCGGATGCGTGCCCTGCTGGAGGCGGGGGTCCCGCCCACCAGGGCGGTCCAGGAGGTGAGGCGGGCCTGCGGGCTCGGCAGACGCCAGGCCTATGAGCTGATGCTCCGGATGCGAGGAAAGGGCTGA